In one window of Halalkalicoccus subterraneus DNA:
- a CDS encoding nucleotide sugar dehydrogenase, producing the protein MPNSTTKTVCIVGLGYVGLPLASAFDEEGLDVIGFDVDEEKIAELSEGRDPTGEIGDDVVSKSGIEFTTDPAPIERADYAIITVPTPVDSMKNPNLDFVESAGRTVGEHLSTGTTVVLESTVYPGVTRDVLGPAIEEASGLTQGEEFNMGYSPERLSPGTDKSLREVKKIVSGDTDETLEDLAALYGTIIDAGLYHAETIEAAEAAKVLENIQRDVNIAVVNELALICDHMGLDTQEVIDAASSKWNFHPYTPGLVGGHCIPVDPLFLVHGSERAGYSPKLILQAREVNEYMPKHTAELTLKALNKSGKVLQDSRLVVLGLAYKPNVGDLRTSEIGGVITTLAEYGIECDGYDPLAPDEKIRESFGIDPLSEMDFDGADGIVLATPHDEVLEEFDLRAAKEQLADDPVLVDVKGVLDQAEVEEVGYAYRKL; encoded by the coding sequence ATGCCTAATTCCACAACGAAAACGGTCTGTATCGTCGGCCTCGGTTACGTCGGCCTGCCGCTCGCAAGCGCCTTCGACGAGGAGGGGCTCGACGTGATCGGCTTCGACGTCGACGAGGAGAAGATAGCGGAACTTTCGGAGGGTCGCGACCCGACCGGTGAGATCGGCGACGACGTCGTCTCGAAAAGCGGGATCGAGTTCACGACGGATCCGGCTCCGATCGAGCGTGCCGACTACGCCATCATCACCGTGCCGACGCCGGTCGACAGCATGAAGAACCCGAATCTCGACTTCGTCGAGAGTGCGGGTCGGACCGTCGGCGAGCACCTCTCGACCGGCACGACCGTCGTCCTCGAGTCGACCGTCTACCCGGGCGTCACGCGGGACGTCCTCGGCCCGGCGATCGAGGAGGCCTCGGGGCTGACCCAGGGTGAGGAGTTCAACATGGGGTATTCGCCCGAGCGGCTCTCTCCGGGGACTGATAAGAGTCTCCGCGAGGTCAAGAAGATCGTCAGCGGCGACACCGACGAGACGCTCGAGGACTTAGCCGCGCTCTACGGTACCATCATCGACGCCGGGCTTTATCACGCTGAGACCATCGAGGCCGCGGAGGCGGCGAAGGTCCTCGAGAACATCCAGCGTGACGTGAACATCGCGGTCGTCAACGAGCTCGCGCTGATCTGTGACCACATGGGACTCGACACGCAGGAAGTGATCGATGCGGCGTCCTCGAAGTGGAACTTCCATCCGTACACGCCGGGGCTCGTCGGTGGTCACTGCATCCCAGTTGATCCCCTGTTCCTAGTGCATGGCTCCGAACGCGCGGGATACTCGCCGAAGCTCATCCTCCAGGCCCGCGAGGTCAACGAGTACATGCCCAAACACACCGCGGAGCTCACGCTCAAGGCGCTCAACAAGTCCGGCAAGGTGCTTCAGGACAGCCGGCTGGTCGTGCTCGGACTCGCGTACAAGCCCAACGTCGGCGACCTTCGAACCTCCGAGATCGGCGGCGTCATCACGACGCTTGCCGAGTACGGAATCGAGTGTGACGGTTACGACCCCCTCGCACCCGACGAGAAGATCCGCGAGTCGTTCGGGATCGACCCGCTTTCCGAGATGGACTTCGACGGCGCGGACGGGATCGTGCTGGCGACGCCCCACGACGAGGTTCTCGAGGAGTTCGATCTCCGAGCGGCGAAAGAGCAACTCGCCGACGATCCCGTTCTCGTGGACGTGAAAGGCGTGCTGGATCAAGCCGAGGTCGAGGAGGTCGGTTATGCCTACCGCAAGCTCTGA
- a CDS encoding DUF354 domain-containing protein, which translates to MPTASSEGGRLLIAIQHPAHVHFYRHAIRELEDDHEVSIVVRDSEVATDLLDAYGFEYDVIGRSASGIRLLAAQGLYEARMLRHARDFRPDVMTAIGGSAVAHVARAVGAKSVVFTDTEHATLTNRLMAPFADEIWTPECFHEDFGEKQVRYPGYHELAYLHPDRFTPDESIRGEVGVASDEPFVVLRLVSWEASHDAGAGGIDDVGDVVDRLEATGATVLITAEGDLPERVRDRQVDIEPHRMHDLLAEASLFVGEGATMAAESAVLGTPAVYVNTLRMGYTDELEARYGLLFNRQGAFRHRMAIETAEAVLSGEIDRDWDAARERLLAEKVDTTTVITEALTGDGTR; encoded by the coding sequence ATGCCTACCGCAAGCTCTGAGGGCGGACGCCTGCTGATCGCCATCCAGCATCCAGCGCACGTCCACTTCTACAGGCACGCGATTCGCGAACTCGAGGACGACCACGAGGTCTCGATCGTCGTGCGCGACTCGGAGGTCGCGACCGACCTGCTCGACGCCTACGGGTTCGAATACGACGTGATCGGTCGTTCGGCCTCGGGAATCCGGTTGCTCGCCGCCCAAGGGCTCTACGAGGCGCGGATGCTACGTCACGCCCGCGACTTCAGGCCCGACGTGATGACCGCGATCGGCGGGTCCGCAGTCGCCCACGTCGCGCGTGCCGTCGGTGCGAAGAGCGTCGTCTTCACCGACACTGAACACGCGACGCTGACGAACAGGCTGATGGCCCCCTTCGCCGACGAGATCTGGACGCCCGAGTGCTTCCACGAGGACTTCGGCGAGAAACAGGTTCGGTATCCGGGCTATCACGAACTCGCCTATCTCCATCCCGATCGGTTCACCCCGGACGAGTCGATCCGTGGGGAGGTCGGGGTCGCGTCCGACGAGCCGTTCGTCGTGCTCCGACTCGTCTCGTGGGAGGCCTCCCACGACGCCGGCGCGGGCGGTATCGACGACGTGGGTGATGTCGTCGACCGTCTCGAAGCCACGGGGGCGACGGTGTTGATCACCGCCGAGGGCGACCTACCAGAACGCGTGCGCGATCGACAGGTGGACATCGAGCCCCATCGGATGCACGACCTGCTCGCCGAGGCGTCGCTGTTCGTCGGCGAGGGTGCGACGATGGCGGCTGAAAGTGCGGTGCTCGGAACGCCCGCAGTCTACGTTAACACCCTTCGGATGGGCTATACGGACGAACTCGAGGCGCGTTACGGGCTCCTGTTCAATCGGCAAGGGGCGTTCCGTCACCGAATGGCGATCGAGACGGCCGAAGCGGTCCTCTCGGGGGAGATCGATCGCGATTGGGACGCCGCACGCGAGCGCCTGCTCGCGGAGAAGGTCGATACGACCACCGTTATCACCGAGGCACTCACTGGCGATGGCACTCGATAG
- a CDS encoding glycosyltransferase has protein sequence MALDSVLQLVTTRRSFFDQQVRALEARGVDCTVLEVPQPDDGRGANAFARFYRNVLREATFGEYDLVHANYGLVGPFALAQPTRPVVLSIWGSEVMGYSNRLDRTTRFAARHSDAVIAPSGAVSRELDVPHTVIPFGIDTDLFRPIDRDEAREYLGWDPDQRIVLFPYDSTRAVKNYPLAERVVDRLSVDAELRTVSGLDYEEMPYVMNASDALLVTSERESGPMVVKEALACDLPVVSTDVGFVRDVLAGVSNCSIDRSVNDLSASLDSILKRGLRADGRDVIGDLGIETMGDELLTLYTMIDRLA, from the coding sequence ATGGCACTCGATAGCGTCCTGCAGTTGGTGACGACGCGTCGATCCTTTTTCGACCAGCAGGTGCGGGCACTCGAAGCACGCGGCGTCGACTGTACCGTCCTCGAAGTTCCCCAACCGGACGATGGACGCGGAGCAAACGCGTTCGCGCGGTTTTATCGTAACGTCCTTCGGGAAGCAACGTTCGGCGAGTACGACCTCGTTCACGCGAACTACGGGCTGGTCGGCCCGTTCGCGCTGGCCCAGCCTACCCGTCCCGTCGTGCTTTCGATTTGGGGATCGGAAGTGATGGGATACTCGAACAGGCTCGATCGGACGACACGCTTCGCCGCGCGCCACAGCGATGCGGTGATCGCTCCGTCCGGAGCGGTTTCACGGGAGCTCGATGTGCCCCACACCGTGATCCCGTTCGGCATCGATACCGACCTGTTCCGACCGATCGATCGGGATGAGGCACGCGAGTACCTTGGTTGGGACCCCGACCAACGGATCGTCCTCTTTCCGTATGACTCCACACGTGCAGTGAAGAACTACCCATTGGCCGAGCGCGTCGTCGACCGTCTCTCGGTGGATGCTGAACTCCGGACCGTCTCAGGACTGGACTACGAGGAAATGCCCTACGTGATGAACGCGAGCGACGCGTTGCTCGTCACCTCCGAGCGCGAAAGTGGCCCCATGGTCGTCAAAGAGGCGCTCGCGTGCGATCTCCCGGTCGTGTCGACCGACGTCGGTTTCGTTCGTGACGTGCTCGCCGGCGTTTCGAACTGTTCCATTGACCGATCCGTGAACGATCTGTCGGCCAGCCTCGATTCGATACTCAAGCGGGGTCTACGCGCCGATGGGCGGGACGTTATCGGTGATTTAGGCATCGAAACGATGGGTGACGAACTCCTTACGCTGTACACAATGATCGATCGCCTCGCGTAG
- a CDS encoding DUF7344 domain-containing protein, which translates to MFHVLQNERRRRVLQYLSDTEGPVDMRDIAEQVAAWEHDTTVQQLTSDQRQRVYIALYQSHLPKLADFDLITYNRNRGVVERTALADEVAQYLDPNGANDHSDGNTTWTRYYGGTTLVSIGLIALTALGILPFTSIALASVITAMYAIVTVGFTRWSDD; encoded by the coding sequence ATGTTCCATGTCCTTCAGAACGAGCGTCGTCGCCGTGTTCTACAGTATCTCTCGGACACGGAGGGGCCTGTCGACATGCGCGATATCGCAGAACAGGTCGCCGCCTGGGAACACGATACGACCGTTCAACAGCTCACCTCCGATCAACGGCAACGCGTCTATATCGCGCTGTACCAGTCTCACCTCCCGAAACTGGCCGATTTCGATCTCATCACCTATAACCGAAACCGTGGCGTCGTCGAGCGGACTGCCCTCGCCGATGAAGTCGCGCAGTATCTCGATCCCAACGGCGCGAACGACCACTCCGACGGAAACACCACGTGGACGCGCTACTATGGCGGGACGACCCTCGTTAGTATCGGTCTGATCGCACTCACGGCACTCGGTATCTTGCCGTTTACCAGCATCGCATTGGCATCCGTAATAACGGCTATGTACGCGATAGTCACAGTGGGATTCACGCGATGGTCGGACGATTGA
- a CDS encoding helix-turn-helix transcriptional regulator: MDTSSSRYGIGVGFGPGAVALQSTPGIDCMMALIVGLLGGMLAGMAISRARVSEPDNPSGKVPWTPPMAADDTETTTADRTYDGDRALTDEERVVQLLSAHEGRMKQSRIVDETDWSKAKVSRLLSAMAERDEITKLTIGRENIIFLGTVDEGYVSGEGSKR, from the coding sequence GTGGACACCTCCTCGTCCCGATACGGCATCGGAGTCGGATTCGGTCCCGGAGCCGTTGCACTGCAGTCGACGCCCGGTATCGACTGCATGATGGCGCTCATCGTCGGTCTGCTAGGTGGCATGCTCGCTGGAATGGCGATCTCCCGTGCTCGTGTGTCCGAGCCCGACAACCCCTCGGGAAAGGTCCCGTGGACACCGCCGATGGCTGCGGACGACACTGAGACCACCACTGCGGATCGAACGTACGACGGGGACCGGGCGTTAACCGACGAAGAGCGTGTCGTTCAGTTATTGAGCGCGCACGAGGGGCGCATGAAGCAATCACGGATCGTCGACGAGACCGACTGGTCGAAGGCGAAAGTCAGTCGGTTGCTCTCGGCGATGGCGGAACGCGACGAGATCACGAAGCTGACGATCGGGCGGGAGAACATTATCTTCCTCGGCACAGTGGACGAGGGCTACGTCTCAGGCGAGGGTTCGAAGCGCTGA
- the glmS gene encoding glutamine--fructose-6-phosphate transaminase (isomerizing), with protein MCGIIACVGSDDAADTVLTGLENLEYRGYDSAGVAIQNGTDLVVRKRAGKISELTGGFVRDLPEGVSGIGHTRWSTHGPPTDENAHPHTSASGAVAVVHNGIISNYEALRSELETAGYAFESDTDTEVIPHLVEQYLTQGLDSDEAFRRAIDRLEGSYAIAMMIEGENVVRAARQGSPLVVGLHDDAYYLASDVPAFLEFTDEVIYLEDGDIVTAESGSISITNLAGDPISREVDVVDWDPEETGKGEYDHYMLKEIESQPESLSNTIRGRIDPDEPAVRLEGFPAGCFEDVSEVHFVACGTSYHASLYGARLLDEANVRVRTSRASEFTGRVPDPEGTLVVAVTQSGETADTLGALRAAWSAGADTLAVTNVVGSTMAREADDVLYIRAGPEIGVAATKTFSSQVVTLALLAERLTEDIDGAIRRDDLGSYLRHLSVLPDQIEEVIRTSRAEALSTKYEDRNAYFFIGHALQHPVALEGALKFKEITYEHAEGFASGELKHGPLALVTPGTPVFALFDGKHDEKTHTNAKEAQARGAEIIAITASERTAEFADDVLVIPDTHPDLSGLLANIQLQFVSYYTARRLGRPIDKPRNLAKSVTVE; from the coding sequence ATGTGCGGAATCATTGCCTGCGTCGGATCGGATGACGCTGCCGACACCGTCCTGACCGGCCTCGAAAACCTCGAATACCGGGGATATGACTCGGCCGGTGTCGCTATTCAGAACGGGACCGATCTCGTGGTCCGAAAGCGAGCCGGCAAGATCAGCGAGCTCACCGGCGGATTCGTCAGGGACCTACCTGAGGGGGTTTCCGGGATCGGTCATACCCGCTGGAGTACGCACGGCCCGCCGACGGACGAGAACGCACACCCGCATACGAGCGCATCAGGTGCCGTTGCCGTCGTGCATAACGGTATCATCTCCAACTACGAAGCCCTTCGTTCCGAACTCGAGACCGCGGGATACGCCTTCGAGAGCGACACCGACACCGAGGTCATCCCCCATCTCGTCGAACAGTACTTAACACAGGGACTCGATAGCGACGAAGCCTTTCGGCGAGCCATCGACCGGCTCGAAGGGAGCTACGCGATCGCGATGATGATCGAGGGCGAGAACGTCGTTCGGGCGGCGAGACAAGGGTCGCCGCTCGTCGTCGGACTCCACGACGACGCGTACTACCTCGCGAGCGACGTCCCCGCGTTCCTCGAGTTCACTGACGAGGTGATCTACCTCGAGGACGGCGACATCGTCACCGCTGAGAGCGGATCGATCTCGATCACGAATCTGGCCGGCGATCCGATCTCCCGCGAGGTCGACGTCGTCGATTGGGACCCCGAAGAGACCGGTAAGGGCGAATACGATCACTACATGCTCAAAGAGATCGAGAGTCAGCCCGAGTCCCTCTCGAATACGATCCGCGGCCGGATCGACCCCGACGAACCGGCAGTTCGTCTCGAGGGGTTCCCAGCAGGCTGCTTCGAGGACGTTTCGGAAGTTCATTTCGTGGCGTGCGGTACTTCGTACCACGCTTCTCTCTACGGCGCACGGTTGCTCGATGAGGCAAACGTCCGGGTACGGACCTCGAGAGCTAGCGAATTCACCGGTCGTGTTCCCGATCCCGAGGGGACGCTCGTGGTCGCGGTCACACAGAGCGGTGAGACCGCGGATACGCTCGGCGCGCTTCGGGCCGCCTGGTCCGCGGGTGCTGACACGCTGGCAGTGACGAACGTCGTCGGGTCGACAATGGCCCGCGAGGCCGACGACGTGCTCTATATCCGCGCCGGACCGGAGATCGGTGTCGCCGCAACCAAGACGTTCTCATCGCAGGTCGTTACCCTCGCACTGCTCGCCGAACGGCTCACCGAGGACATCGACGGGGCGATCCGCCGGGACGACCTCGGGTCCTATCTCCGACACCTCTCGGTGCTGCCCGATCAGATCGAGGAAGTGATTCGCACGTCGCGGGCCGAGGCACTCAGCACGAAGTACGAGGATCGAAACGCGTACTTCTTCATCGGACACGCGCTCCAACATCCCGTCGCGCTCGAAGGGGCGCTCAAATTCAAGGAGATCACCTACGAACACGCTGAGGGGTTCGCCTCCGGTGAGCTCAAACACGGCCCGCTCGCGCTCGTCACTCCCGGCACGCCCGTCTTTGCACTGTTCGACGGCAAACACGACGAGAAGACCCACACCAACGCGAAAGAAGCCCAAGCACGCGGGGCGGAGATCATTGCGATCACCGCAAGCGAGCGAACCGCGGAATTCGCCGACGACGTTCTCGTGATTCCGGACACCCATCCGGACCTGAGCGGACTGCTCGCGAACATCCAACTGCAGTTCGTCTCCTACTACACTGCACGGCGTCTCGGACGCCCGATCGACAAGCCGCGCAACCTCGCGAAGAGCGTCACGGTCGAATAG
- a CDS encoding asparagine synthetase B family protein, whose translation MRTELFGVFGDRERFVQLRSPDTFDRVVSGESVTVGITDPALGEPDRTGIYRGDDGLCVVWGEAFPIRSTDDPTAKWLLERYVEEGVNAFEQLNGSYIALVEHDDDAIVVTDPLHSWECFFADGESTRRFGTDVAALARTLPSPTFDCRGLCEFLHFGLTFGATTAIEGIDRLAFDSALTADSVEALSRFVYDPSAFHYVEELAIRLERAIERRGQYPGRKGMLMSAGYDSRLLLAALPEIDVCYTLGTMRTPEVQVARKVASQYGAHHHTLLVNENYLSADSTVVQSTNGIRESIHVHHRGNTNEIDCRTVYHGLFLDTLLRGRFVPHDTVHLDFIDREFPLPRLDPDPNIPEFFATKFGFYPDTDRLLVDCPAIDADDPEEFLQNTIERHYRRGFDRAESRYNAMSLLGIKCKSALPFRTHLANRFVESFVAADVGLLDWHLRTPPEHRNDRTYQEALRMIDPDIFKYRPPDRPHRSYQLNQMEKYLRRKLPGIDAFGTPWPDRDRIYDENDLDQRLFPDRPDLHGLPPRVKLRINDARTWLDQAADVRTETPNGFVRTDPLP comes from the coding sequence ATGAGGACGGAACTGTTCGGGGTGTTCGGGGACCGCGAGCGGTTCGTCCAGCTTCGCTCCCCTGATACGTTCGATCGGGTCGTCTCCGGGGAGTCGGTCACCGTCGGTATCACGGATCCGGCCCTCGGCGAACCGGACCGTACCGGGATCTATCGCGGCGATGACGGCCTGTGTGTCGTCTGGGGCGAGGCCTTTCCCATTCGGTCGACTGACGACCCGACAGCGAAATGGTTGCTTGAACGGTACGTCGAGGAGGGTGTAAACGCGTTCGAGCAGTTGAACGGGTCGTATATCGCCCTCGTCGAACACGACGACGACGCGATCGTCGTTACCGATCCGTTACATTCCTGGGAGTGTTTCTTCGCCGACGGCGAGTCGACTCGTCGGTTCGGTACGGACGTAGCTGCGCTAGCGAGAACGTTGCCCTCGCCGACGTTCGACTGTCGCGGGCTCTGTGAGTTCCTCCACTTCGGGTTGACGTTCGGGGCCACGACGGCCATCGAGGGGATCGACCGGCTGGCGTTCGACAGCGCCTTGACCGCCGATTCGGTCGAAGCGCTCTCGCGGTTCGTATACGACCCGTCCGCCTTCCACTACGTCGAGGAGCTCGCGATCCGGCTCGAACGCGCGATCGAGCGGCGCGGACAGTATCCCGGACGAAAGGGGATGTTGATGAGCGCCGGTTACGATTCTCGGTTGTTGCTCGCTGCCCTCCCCGAAATCGACGTCTGTTACACGCTCGGCACCATGCGAACCCCCGAGGTACAGGTCGCACGCAAGGTAGCGAGCCAGTACGGAGCACACCACCATACGCTCTTGGTCAACGAGAACTACCTCTCGGCCGATTCGACGGTCGTTCAGTCTACCAACGGGATTCGCGAATCGATCCACGTTCATCACCGTGGCAACACGAACGAGATCGACTGCCGGACGGTCTACCACGGGCTCTTCTTGGATACGTTGCTTCGAGGTCGGTTCGTTCCCCACGATACGGTCCACCTCGACTTCATCGACCGCGAGTTCCCCCTCCCGCGACTCGACCCCGACCCGAATATCCCCGAGTTCTTCGCCACCAAATTCGGCTTCTATCCCGACACCGATCGACTGCTCGTCGACTGTCCGGCGATCGACGCCGACGACCCCGAGGAGTTTCTCCAGAACACGATCGAGCGTCACTACCGACGCGGATTCGATCGAGCTGAATCACGGTACAATGCGATGTCCTTGCTCGGAATCAAGTGTAAATCCGCGCTTCCGTTCCGAACTCACCTCGCGAATCGGTTCGTCGAGAGCTTCGTCGCCGCGGACGTCGGCCTCCTCGATTGGCACCTCAGGACCCCACCGGAACACCGAAACGACAGGACCTACCAGGAGGCCCTCCGGATGATCGACCCGGACATCTTCAAATATCGCCCGCCAGACCGACCTCATCGATCCTATCAGCTCAACCAGATGGAGAAGTACCTCCGGAGGAAACTCCCCGGAATCGACGCGTTCGGCACGCCGTGGCCCGACCGGGATCGTATCTACGACGAGAACGACCTCGATCAGCGTCTGTTCCCCGATCGTCCCGACCTGCACGGGCTCCCTCCAAGGGTCAAACTCCGAATCAACGACGCCCGAACATGGCTCGATCAGGCCGCCGACGTGAGAACCGAAACACCGAACGGGTTCGTTCGAACTGACCCCCTTCCCTGA
- a CDS encoding RNA-guided endonuclease TnpB family protein: MGEEVMKTLEATLAPPTQGKAVRLRRLLSTYREALQDAFDSGADTMNGVSDVVTPFDLPYQAKAALCSYVPKLRKTYNARELDDEHPLRLTNQAAKFDRDESRHHEICWNVPLPGYGTNFWIPLRINPQQESLWHDLLSEDAKAGQIRLQQNRSSWVLHVTVTYSVEEPEADGDETHIGFDIGESALITGCALKRNTPTKPMLESGSRARQLRKEMFTTLRRLQERDAAEWRIDERFDHYQNALTDIVEKASREAVEYATSFDDPVIVLEDLSYIRENLDYGKYMNRRLHAWAFARLQGRIEDKATEAGIPVRFVNPRYTSQMCHECGHIGRRGSQAEFKCTNDDCHVTEFQADINAAANIAGRVDPWGESVPWEPERDDSPRNGSASDSATVHRETSENPSQMTLAAYSD; encoded by the coding sequence ATGGGAGAGGAGGTGATGAAAACACTCGAGGCGACGCTTGCCCCACCGACACAGGGGAAAGCGGTGCGTCTCCGTCGCCTTCTCTCCACCTACCGCGAGGCGTTGCAGGATGCGTTCGACTCCGGTGCCGATACAATGAACGGCGTATCTGACGTAGTAACGCCGTTCGACCTACCGTATCAGGCGAAGGCCGCACTGTGTAGCTACGTCCCAAAACTCCGGAAAACGTACAACGCCCGTGAGTTGGACGACGAACACCCGCTCCGGCTCACGAACCAAGCCGCGAAGTTCGATCGGGACGAATCTCGACACCACGAGATTTGCTGGAACGTTCCTCTGCCGGGCTACGGCACGAACTTCTGGATACCGCTCCGAATTAATCCCCAGCAAGAATCGCTGTGGCACGATCTTCTCAGCGAGGACGCCAAGGCCGGACAGATTCGACTCCAGCAGAACCGGAGTAGCTGGGTGTTGCACGTCACCGTCACGTACTCGGTCGAAGAACCCGAGGCAGACGGCGACGAAACGCACATCGGCTTCGATATCGGCGAATCCGCGTTGATTACGGGCTGTGCCCTCAAGCGCAACACGCCGACGAAGCCGATGCTCGAAAGTGGCAGTCGTGCCCGGCAGCTCCGCAAAGAGATGTTCACAACGCTCCGGCGGCTCCAAGAGCGTGACGCCGCCGAGTGGCGAATCGACGAACGTTTCGACCACTACCAGAACGCCCTTACGGATATCGTCGAGAAAGCGTCTCGAGAAGCCGTCGAGTACGCTACGTCCTTCGACGACCCAGTGATCGTACTCGAGGACTTGTCGTATATCCGTGAGAATCTGGACTATGGCAAGTACATGAACCGAAGACTTCACGCGTGGGCGTTCGCCCGTCTTCAGGGTCGAATCGAAGACAAGGCCACCGAAGCCGGTATTCCGGTCCGGTTTGTGAATCCGCGTTACACGTCCCAGATGTGCCACGAGTGCGGCCACATCGGTCGGCGTGGGTCGCAAGCTGAGTTCAAGTGTACGAACGACGACTGCCACGTAACAGAGTTTCAAGCAGATATCAACGCGGCGGCGAACATCGCCGGTCGCGTAGATCCGTGGGGAGAGAGCGTTCCTTGGGAACCGGAACGCGATGACTCGCCTCGGAACGGGAGCGCCAGTGACAGCGCCACGGTCCACCGCGAGACGAGCGAGAACCCCTCGCAGATGACGCTCGCGGCGTACTCGGACTGA
- a CDS encoding oligosaccharide flippase family protein — MKRTLVTAFISIAGANVAGTFVGALMTPILVRILGPSQYGTYATVMSVFAILMIAVSSGVDSGTRKYLAEDRDRPNWRNDVFGFYFRLATVFALAASALLLVAVQIGLVDVYPGEEYAQFFFLLAIVTIMAQFREYTRRSLLGMKLEHLSEPLFVAQKVFFFVFAISFAYLGYGVSGVLMGHIIGDALVTVIGFIALAGHVSFSAVFERTPEDFPRRELLSFNNLSIVYIFLLTSLYHVDVLMLQAYTTEAQVGYYKAALVLAEFLWLAPKAVQSVMIQSASELWHHDEIERITALASKATRYTLLLTALLAIGIAVLSAEFVPRYYGSEFEPTITPLLLLLPGTVGFAVARPILSVSHARGDMRIMILATGGTATMNLLLNVALIPRFGIEGAAIATSLGYLCLPLFHLWGARAIGYNPLGDIRPIRISITVATTGVALVALALGIDALIGSPLATIGIPFVGITLPIDAALLAFVLIPPGGLIVYALLALQTRAVDPNEIADILSGMPDPLSRHANTIRRLFGDGDETRTRG, encoded by the coding sequence ATGAAACGGACACTCGTCACAGCGTTCATCTCCATCGCCGGTGCCAACGTCGCCGGCACGTTCGTCGGAGCGTTGATGACGCCCATCCTCGTGCGGATCCTCGGTCCGTCCCAGTACGGGACCTACGCAACGGTGATGTCGGTGTTCGCCATCCTGATGATCGCCGTGAGCTCCGGCGTCGACAGCGGGACTCGCAAGTACCTCGCCGAGGATCGCGATCGGCCGAACTGGCGCAACGACGTCTTCGGGTTCTATTTCCGCCTCGCGACGGTGTTCGCACTCGCCGCGAGCGCGCTGTTGCTCGTGGCCGTCCAGATCGGGCTCGTCGACGTGTATCCCGGCGAGGAGTACGCCCAGTTCTTCTTCCTGCTGGCGATCGTCACGATCATGGCCCAGTTCCGCGAGTACACGCGCCGTTCGTTGCTGGGGATGAAACTCGAACACCTCTCCGAGCCCCTGTTCGTGGCACAGAAGGTGTTCTTCTTCGTCTTCGCGATCTCGTTTGCGTACCTCGGATACGGGGTTTCGGGTGTTCTCATGGGACACATCATCGGTGACGCGCTCGTGACGGTGATCGGCTTCATCGCCCTCGCGGGACACGTCTCGTTTTCGGCGGTCTTCGAGCGCACTCCCGAGGACTTTCCCCGACGGGAACTCCTCAGTTTCAACAACCTCTCGATCGTCTACATCTTCCTGCTGACGTCGCTGTATCACGTCGACGTGCTGATGCTACAGGCGTATACGACCGAAGCGCAGGTCGGGTACTACAAGGCCGCGCTGGTTCTCGCGGAGTTCCTCTGGCTCGCGCCCAAGGCCGTACAGTCCGTGATGATCCAGTCCGCGTCGGAGCTCTGGCATCACGACGAGATCGAGCGCATCACCGCACTGGCCTCGAAAGCGACGCGCTATACGCTGTTGTTGACGGCGCTGCTGGCGATCGGGATCGCCGTGCTGTCCGCGGAGTTCGTCCCACGGTACTACGGGTCGGAGTTCGAACCGACGATCACGCCGCTGCTCCTATTGTTGCCCGGGACGGTCGGGTTCGCCGTTGCCCGGCCGATCCTCTCGGTAAGTCACGCACGTGGAGACATGCGGATCATGATCCTCGCGACGGGCGGAACCGCGACGATGAATCTGCTGTTGAACGTGGCGCTGATCCCACGGTTCGGGATCGAAGGAGCGGCAATTGCGACCTCGCTCGGCTACCTCTGTCTGCCACTGTTTCACCTCTGGGGTGCGCGCGCGATCGGCTACAACCCGCTTGGCGATATCCGGCCGATCAGGATCTCGATCACCGTCGCGACGACCGGGGTCGCCCTCGTCGCGCTCGCGCTCGGGATCGACGCGCTGATCGGTTCGCCGCTAGCGACGATCGGTATTCCGTTCGTCGGCATCACTCTGCCGATCGATGCCGCCCTGCTCGCGTTCGTTCTGATTCCACCAGGGGGGTTGATCGTCTACGCGCTGCTCGCGCTCCAGACGAGAGCCGTCGATCCGAATGAGATCGCCGACATCCTGAGCGGGATGCCCGACCCGTTGAGCCGCCACGCGAACACGATCAGACGGCTGTTCGGCGACGGGGACGAGACACGAACCCGCGGGTGA